The Candidatus Nanohalovita haloferacivicina genome has a window encoding:
- a CDS encoding 30S ribosomal protein S8 yields MQQDTFSDAMSSINNAVDAGNKYATISPTSNLVKNLLLKLQELEYIGVFEYVEDGQGGKFRVEVKNHINECQSVKPRFSVQNEEYSKWAKRYLPAQGFGELLVTTSHGLMTHYEAREEGIGGKLLGYVY; encoded by the coding sequence AATGTCCTCCATCAACAACGCAGTAGACGCGGGCAACAAATACGCAACAATCAGCCCAACCAGCAACCTGGTCAAAAACCTACTGCTCAAACTACAAGAACTAGAATACATAGGAGTATTCGAATACGTAGAAGACGGACAAGGAGGCAAATTCCGAGTCGAAGTCAAAAACCACATCAACGAATGCCAATCCGTAAAACCACGGTTCTCAGTCCAAAACGAAGAATACAGCAAATGGGCAAAAAGATACCTACCAGCCCAAGGATTCGGAGAACTACTGGTAACAACAAGCCACGGCCTCATGACACACTACGAGGCCCGCGAAGAAGGAATCGGCGGAAAACTACTAGGATACGTCTACTAA